A genomic stretch from Aedes albopictus strain Foshan chromosome 2, AalbF5, whole genome shotgun sequence includes:
- the LOC134286576 gene encoding uncharacterized protein LOC134286576: protein FFRKIPLCASCFGKVVKTRIDSPSMTLINYICGESASQEFPATLYGKRNEHKAIAAAEDLFKLQKHKDFRTRKSGLIINTNYPYFAASPDCVFDCTCCGTVVIEAKCPYKFEHFQREDGIRSLITRQNPYILRDNDGNLKMNHKHEYYFQVQMQIHLSKASFALFVVWAPKFTLFIKVTKNEVFWKINSLKASKIFEQVLIPEILTIFFLRYQL, encoded by the coding sequence tttttcagaaagaTCCCACTGTGCGCCTCCTGCTTTGGTAAAGTGGTGAAGACTAGAATAGATTCTCCGTCAATGACATTGATCAACTACATTTGCGGAGAAAGTGCAAGTCAAGAGTTTCCTGCGACATTGTACGGAAAAAGGAATGAGCATAAAGCTATTGCAGCTGCTGAAGATCTGTTTAAGCTTCAAAAACATAAAGATTTCCGTACAAGAAAAAGTGGATTGATAATCAATACTAATTATCCATACTTTGCTGCGTCGCCTGATTGTGTATTTGATTGTACTTGTTGTGGAACGGTAGTAATAGAAGCAAAATGTCCATACAAATTTGAGCACTTCCAGAGGGAGGATGGAATTAGATCCTTAATTACAAGACAAAATCCGTACATACTTCGCGATAATGATGGGAACTTAAAAATGAACCATAAGCACGAATATTACTTCCAAGTACAAATGCAAATTCATTTATCTAAAGCTTCATTTGCCCTTTTTGTAGTCTGGGCCCCTAAGTTTACTTTGTTTATAAAAGTAACAAAAAATGAAGTTTTCTGGAAAATCAACTCGTTAAAAGCATCTAAAATTTTCGAACAGGTACTTATTCCAGAAatattaacaattttttttttacgatACCAATTGTAG